A section of the Rossellomorea marisflavi genome encodes:
- a CDS encoding alpha/beta-type small acid-soluble spore protein, with product MARSSNKLLVPGVEQYLDQVKYEIAQEFGVNLGSDTVARSNGSVGGEITKRLVQQAQSHLSGQSTK from the coding sequence ATGGCACGAAGCAGCAATAAATTATTGGTTCCTGGAGTGGAGCAATACCTTGATCAAGTGAAATATGAAATCGCTCAGGAATTCGGTGTGAACCTTGGTTCAGACACTGTAGCCCGTTCAAACGGATCAGTTGGCGGAGAAATCACTAAGCGTCTGGTACAACAAGCTCAATCACATTTATCTGGACAATCAACTAAATAA
- a CDS encoding TrkH family potassium uptake protein — protein sequence MWLKLKLHISKLTPTRVIVTYYLLAITLSTLLLSLPVAHKRGADWSFIDALFTSVSAVSVTGLAVVSTPDTFNTLGIFILIFVLQFGGIGIMTLGTFFWLLLGKRIGLKERQLIMTDQNQMNLSGLVNLLKQILLLVILIEIVGAVVLGTYFLSYYPSWQEAYMHGLFASVSATTNAGFDITGQSFIPFKHDYFVQVITVILITLGAIGFPVLIEVKNFIMNKEKKRHHFSLFTKITTTTFGLLLIVGTLLIIVMEFNHFFQGMSWHEAFFYAFFQSASTRSGGLATMNLAEFSLPTLMMLSGMMFIGASPSSVGGGIRTTTFALNLLFLYHFAKGNQTIKIFRREIHQQDVLKSLVVTMVAVLLCFTSVIILTITEDHTLIEIIFEVCSAFGTTGLSLGITPDLSVIGKCVIMILMFIGRVGILSFLFMIGGKEKKANYHYPKERLIIG from the coding sequence ATGTGGCTCAAACTCAAATTACATATAAGCAAACTAACACCAACGCGTGTGATCGTCACCTACTACTTATTGGCGATCACCCTTTCAACCTTATTACTCAGCCTGCCTGTGGCTCATAAAAGAGGGGCGGATTGGAGTTTCATCGATGCGCTTTTTACATCGGTGAGTGCCGTAAGCGTGACGGGGCTGGCTGTCGTCAGTACGCCTGATACGTTCAATACGCTGGGGATTTTCATTCTGATCTTTGTCCTCCAGTTCGGTGGTATCGGAATCATGACCCTCGGGACCTTTTTCTGGTTGTTATTGGGGAAGCGGATCGGGCTCAAAGAAAGACAGCTGATCATGACCGATCAGAATCAGATGAATCTTTCGGGATTGGTCAATCTGCTCAAGCAGATCCTCCTGTTGGTCATCCTTATTGAAATCGTAGGAGCCGTTGTATTGGGAACCTATTTCTTAAGTTATTATCCATCTTGGCAGGAAGCATATATGCACGGATTATTCGCATCCGTCAGTGCCACCACCAATGCCGGTTTCGACATAACCGGTCAATCCTTCATACCATTCAAGCATGATTATTTTGTTCAGGTAATAACAGTCATCCTGATCACCTTGGGGGCCATCGGATTCCCTGTATTGATCGAGGTCAAGAATTTCATTATGAATAAAGAGAAAAAACGGCATCATTTTTCTTTATTCACAAAAATCACCACTACGACATTCGGACTTTTGCTCATCGTGGGTACCCTTTTGATCATCGTGATGGAATTCAATCACTTTTTCCAAGGGATGAGCTGGCATGAAGCATTCTTCTATGCGTTCTTCCAGTCGGCATCGACAAGGAGCGGAGGGCTGGCCACCATGAACCTTGCCGAATTTTCACTTCCGACGCTCATGATGCTGAGCGGGATGATGTTCATCGGTGCCTCTCCAAGTTCTGTTGGAGGGGGAATCAGGACAACGACCTTCGCGTTGAACCTTTTATTCCTTTATCATTTTGCCAAAGGGAATCAGACCATCAAGATCTTCCGGAGGGAAATCCATCAGCAGGACGTACTGAAATCCCTGGTCGTCACCATGGTGGCAGTGCTTCTATGCTTCACCTCTGTGATCATTTTGACCATCACGGAAGATCACACCCTTATTGAAATCATCTTTGAAGTTTGTTCTGCCTTCGGAACAACTGGATTATCCCTTGGAATCACCCCCGATTTGAGCGTCATAGGCAAATGTGTCATCATGATCCTCATGTTCATCGGACGGGTCGGCATCCTTTCATTCCTGTTCATGATCGGCGGGAAAGAGAAAAAAGCAAATTATCATTATCCGAAAGAGCGTCTGATCATCGGTTGA